The proteins below come from a single Synechococcus sp. WH 8101 genomic window:
- a CDS encoding aldehyde dehydrogenase family protein: MTSTPAAINRPLPDLTTLRQAVDRGDTRPEAWRRRQLEAIANLIETHEQEILQALADDLGKPELEGMVEILALRQELKLCRRQLRRWMRPRRVAVPLAQQPGRAEVIREPLGCVLIIGPWNYPFHLTLQPLISALAAGNTAVVKPSEQAPATAALISRLLPLHLPGDVVQVVEGDGAVAAALVDQGYDHIFFTGGGAIGAKVLAGAARHLTPVTLELGGKSPAVVLEGADLAVTARRLIWGKGLNAGQTCIAPDHLLVQDSIREELLEALAQARRELYGDAPLQSPDLARIINPRQYARLERLLDGAKEAGQVLIGGESDAASSRIAPTVLQVGDDHDPLMAEELFGPLLPLLSVSSLEEAIARIRRQAKPLALYLFGGQAQEQQALLNGTSSGGVCFNDVVMQVGVPDLPFGGVGPSGMGTYHGEAGFRTFSHERSVLRRPFALDVRLRYPPYRVKRDLLKRLLG; encoded by the coding sequence ATGACCAGCACGCCTGCAGCGATCAACCGGCCCTTGCCGGATCTCACCACGCTGCGCCAGGCCGTGGATCGGGGCGACACCCGCCCGGAGGCCTGGCGACGACGCCAGCTCGAGGCCATCGCCAATCTGATCGAAACGCACGAGCAGGAGATTCTTCAGGCCCTGGCTGATGACCTGGGCAAACCAGAACTGGAGGGCATGGTGGAGATCCTGGCCCTGCGTCAGGAGCTGAAACTCTGCCGCCGTCAGCTGCGCCGCTGGATGCGCCCACGCCGGGTGGCCGTGCCTCTGGCCCAGCAGCCAGGGCGAGCCGAGGTGATTCGCGAGCCGCTTGGCTGCGTGTTGATCATCGGCCCCTGGAACTATCCCTTCCACCTCACGCTGCAACCACTGATCAGTGCCCTGGCCGCCGGCAACACCGCCGTGGTGAAACCCTCGGAGCAAGCGCCAGCCACGGCCGCCCTGATCAGCCGCCTGCTGCCGCTGCATCTGCCAGGCGACGTGGTGCAGGTGGTGGAAGGCGACGGCGCTGTGGCCGCGGCTCTGGTCGACCAGGGCTACGACCACATCTTTTTCACCGGCGGTGGTGCGATCGGCGCCAAGGTGCTCGCAGGAGCGGCCCGCCATCTCACGCCGGTGACCCTGGAGCTGGGGGGCAAGAGCCCAGCCGTGGTGCTGGAAGGGGCGGATCTGGCGGTGACGGCCCGGCGATTGATCTGGGGCAAAGGGCTGAATGCGGGGCAGACCTGCATCGCCCCCGATCACCTGTTGGTGCAAGACAGCATCCGGGAGGAGCTGCTGGAAGCCCTGGCTCAGGCCCGGCGCGAGTTGTACGGCGACGCCCCGCTGCAATCCCCCGATCTGGCTCGGATCATCAACCCGCGCCAGTACGCGCGTCTCGAGCGGTTACTCGATGGCGCCAAGGAAGCGGGCCAGGTGCTGATCGGCGGTGAAAGCGACGCTGCCAGCAGCCGGATCGCCCCCACCGTGTTGCAGGTGGGCGACGACCACGACCCGCTGATGGCGGAGGAGCTGTTCGGTCCTCTGCTGCCGCTGCTCAGCGTTTCTTCACTGGAGGAGGCGATCGCCCGGATTCGCCGCCAAGCCAAACCTCTGGCCCTTTATCTGTTCGGCGGCCAAGCCCAGGAGCAGCAGGCCCTGCTCAACGGCACCAGCTCCGGTGGGGTGTGCTTCAACGATGTGGTGATGCAGGTGGGCGTTCCCGACCTGCCCTTCGGGGGTGTGGGCCCCAGCGGCATGGGCACGTATCACGGCGAAGCGGGCTTCCGCACCTTTTCCCACGAACGCTCCGTGCTGCGCCGCCCCTTCGCCCTGGATGTCCGTCTGCGCTACCCGCCCTACCGGGTGAAGCGGGATCTGCTCAAGCGTCTGCTCGGCTGA
- a CDS encoding alpha-amylase family protein: protein MQQPWWSGAVIYQLIVRSYADGNGDGTGDLQGLSSRLPYLRWLGVDAVWLTPIYPSPLQDGGYDITDFKAVHPDLGDLAAFHRFLTEAHGQGIRVILDLVLNHTSTLHPWFQRARWAPKGSPERDVYVWSDDPQRYADAPVLFRHFEASNWEWDSVAEQYYLHRFLRHQPDLNYDNPLVQEEMLAVVDFWVERGVDGFRLDAVPFLFEEEGSRCEGLPQTHAFLQVIRERLEQQGREVLLLGEAIQPVEEAAPYLVDEELHGAFNFVLTAHLFAAIASGSTRDLRQCLEASHQAVPGCRWALPLRNHDELWLGDGHLVPEEVIQTIRTGLHQGQGHWLNWGINRRLAPLLNGDPGSNRVLHALLYSLPGMPCVYYGDELGMGDWPGLRDRDPNRTPMAWTPARNGGFSTAPDPLLVLPPITAPGYDYRVVNVEVQKQLPGSLLNWHRRMLTCRRLLPALRSGDFALLDCAHPAVIVYVRCSEAMTVLVAANLSAAGASFRLDLSRWQGQRTREVLWGCEFPPASADWFVYLPAHGFSWWLIGEVDAISEEPGAEPDPADGGEAVIPA from the coding sequence ATGCAGCAGCCCTGGTGGAGCGGCGCCGTCATTTATCAGCTGATCGTGCGCAGTTATGCCGATGGCAATGGTGATGGCACGGGGGATCTCCAGGGTCTCTCCTCCCGGCTTCCCTACCTGCGTTGGCTGGGGGTGGATGCGGTCTGGCTGACGCCGATCTATCCCTCTCCCCTACAGGACGGCGGCTACGACATCACCGACTTCAAAGCGGTGCATCCCGATCTCGGCGATCTGGCCGCCTTTCACCGCTTTCTCACCGAGGCCCATGGCCAGGGCATCCGGGTGATTCTCGATCTGGTGCTGAATCACACCAGCACCCTGCATCCCTGGTTTCAACGCGCCCGCTGGGCCCCCAAGGGCAGCCCCGAACGGGACGTTTATGTGTGGAGCGATGACCCCCAGCGCTATGCCGACGCGCCCGTGCTCTTCCGGCATTTCGAAGCGTCGAACTGGGAATGGGATTCCGTGGCGGAGCAGTATTACCTGCACCGCTTTCTGCGGCATCAACCCGACCTCAACTACGACAACCCCCTCGTGCAGGAGGAGATGCTCGCGGTGGTGGATTTCTGGGTGGAGCGGGGTGTGGATGGCTTCCGCCTCGATGCCGTGCCCTTTCTGTTCGAAGAGGAGGGCTCGCGCTGTGAGGGATTGCCCCAGACCCACGCGTTTCTTCAGGTGATCCGGGAGCGGCTGGAGCAGCAGGGCCGTGAGGTGCTCCTGTTGGGCGAGGCGATTCAGCCGGTGGAGGAGGCTGCGCCTTACCTGGTGGATGAGGAGCTGCACGGTGCCTTCAATTTCGTGCTCACGGCCCATCTGTTCGCGGCGATCGCCAGTGGCAGCACTCGGGACTTACGCCAGTGTCTGGAGGCGTCGCATCAGGCTGTGCCGGGTTGCCGCTGGGCGCTGCCTTTGCGCAACCACGACGAGCTGTGGCTGGGGGATGGCCACCTCGTTCCCGAGGAGGTGATCCAGACCATCCGCACCGGCCTGCATCAGGGGCAGGGGCACTGGCTCAACTGGGGGATCAACCGACGCCTGGCCCCGCTTTTGAACGGCGATCCCGGCTCCAATCGGGTGCTTCATGCCCTGCTCTACAGCCTGCCGGGAATGCCCTGTGTGTATTACGGCGATGAGCTGGGGATGGGCGACTGGCCCGGCCTGCGCGATCGCGACCCCAACCGCACGCCGATGGCCTGGACCCCCGCCCGCAACGGAGGGTTTTCCACCGCCCCCGATCCCCTGCTGGTGCTGCCACCGATTACCGCTCCCGGCTACGACTATCGGGTGGTGAATGTGGAGGTGCAGAAACAGCTGCCTGGATCCCTATTGAACTGGCATCGGCGCATGCTCACCTGCCGGCGACTGCTACCGGCGCTGCGCAGCGGCGACTTTGCCTTGCTCGACTGTGCCCATCCCGCCGTGATCGTCTACGTCCGCTGCAGTGAGGCGATGACGGTGCTGGTGGCGGCCAACCTGTCGGCAGCGGGTGCCTCCTTCCGGCTTGACCTCAGTCGCTGGCAGGGGCAGCGCACCCGGGAAGTGCTTTGGGGTTGCGAGTTTCCCCCCGCCAGCGCCGACTGGTTTGTGTATCTGCCCGCCCACGGGTTCAGCTGGTGGCTTATCGGTGAAGTGGATGCCATCAGCGAGGAGCCCGGGGCTGAGCCAGATCCGGCTGATGGAGGCGAGGCGGTGATTCCGGCTTAG
- a CDS encoding glycerol-3-phosphate dehydrogenase/oxidase — protein sequence MTTADTMTNNTGFDLLVVGAGASGASVAYEAVRRGLRVALLEASDIGGGTSCRSTKLLHGGVRYLELAFKTADTAQLRLVREALLERGHWLQQAPFLAHRLELALPTDHWFSQAYYRIGLGLYDALAGRSGIGSSRLLSARQLHEALPQIRAQSSGGVAYSDGQFDDARLNLLLALTAERAGAVVRTGCQVTALERNSQGRITGALSCSSSGEEERWTARVVVNATGIQADAIRHMADPDLPPRMLTSRGMHLVLETNLCPQGLGLLLPATDDGRVLFMLPFLGRTLVGTTDTPCPLEEAQAPSGDETAYLLDYVQRWFPGLQEPRVSSRWAGGRPLLRPADASRSSSRVVREHEVETLACGLVSVMGGKWTTCRPMALDTLAAVEQQLGEPLPAANTLPLLGAAADPTRTPQRLSEQRQQLKELLPDTVLQHHQIDHLQAAHGLEAVPRVSEWPEADREPLSAVMPICRGELRHAIEREHARSVTDVLARRCRLAMVDEQEAQRIRPEVIALLERSRPDQPLSEREGSLNLQH from the coding sequence ATGACCACAGCAGACACCATGACCAACAACACCGGCTTTGATCTGCTGGTGGTCGGCGCCGGCGCCAGTGGTGCCAGCGTCGCCTACGAAGCGGTGCGCCGCGGCCTGCGCGTCGCCCTGCTGGAGGCCAGCGACATCGGCGGGGGCACCAGCTGCCGCAGCACCAAGCTGCTCCACGGCGGTGTGCGCTATCTGGAGCTGGCGTTCAAAACAGCGGACACCGCCCAGCTGCGCCTGGTGCGCGAGGCCCTGCTGGAGCGGGGCCACTGGTTGCAGCAGGCCCCGTTTCTTGCCCATCGGCTCGAACTCGCCCTGCCCACCGACCACTGGTTCAGCCAGGCCTATTACCGGATCGGCCTCGGCCTCTACGACGCCCTCGCCGGCCGCAGTGGCATCGGCTCAAGCCGGCTGCTGTCCGCCCGCCAGCTGCATGAGGCCCTGCCCCAGATCCGAGCGCAGAGCAGCGGTGGGGTCGCCTATAGCGATGGTCAGTTTGATGATGCGCGCCTCAATCTGCTGCTGGCCCTCACCGCTGAGCGGGCCGGAGCGGTGGTGCGCACCGGCTGCCAGGTGACCGCCCTGGAACGCAACAGCCAGGGCAGGATCACCGGCGCCCTCAGCTGCAGCAGCTCCGGAGAGGAGGAGCGCTGGACGGCCCGCGTCGTGGTGAATGCCACCGGCATCCAGGCGGACGCCATTCGCCACATGGCCGATCCCGACCTGCCGCCGCGCATGCTCACGAGCCGGGGCATGCATCTGGTGCTCGAGACCAATCTCTGTCCGCAGGGCCTTGGCCTGCTCCTGCCGGCCACCGATGACGGACGGGTGCTGTTCATGCTGCCGTTCTTGGGGCGGACGCTGGTAGGCACCACCGACACCCCCTGCCCCCTGGAGGAGGCCCAGGCGCCATCAGGCGATGAGACCGCTTACCTGCTCGACTATGTGCAGCGCTGGTTCCCCGGCCTTCAGGAGCCGCGAGTCAGCAGCCGCTGGGCAGGCGGGCGGCCCCTGCTGCGCCCTGCGGATGCCTCCCGCAGCAGCAGCCGGGTGGTGCGGGAGCACGAGGTGGAAACCCTGGCCTGCGGCCTGGTGAGCGTGATGGGAGGCAAGTGGACCACGTGCCGGCCGATGGCGCTCGACACCCTGGCGGCGGTGGAACAGCAACTGGGCGAGCCCCTTCCTGCCGCCAACACCCTGCCCCTCCTTGGTGCCGCCGCCGACCCAACGCGAACACCGCAGCGTTTGTCGGAGCAACGGCAGCAGCTCAAGGAACTGCTGCCCGACACCGTGCTGCAGCACCATCAGATCGACCATCTGCAGGCGGCCCATGGCCTGGAGGCAGTGCCGCGGGTGAGCGAGTGGCCAGAGGCCGACCGGGAGCCCCTCAGCGCGGTGATGCCGATCTGCCGGGGCGAGCTGCGCCATGCGATCGAACGGGAGCACGCCCGCAGCGTGACCGATGTATTGGCCCGCCGCTGCCGGCTGGCGATGGTGGATGAGCAGGAAGCCCAGAGGATCAGGCCCGAGGTCATCGCCCTGCTGGAGCGCTCGCGCCCCGATCAGCCCCTGTCTGAGCGGGAAGGCAGCCTCAACCTGCAGCACTAA
- the glpK gene encoding glycerol kinase GlpK, with product MASPPLLLALDQGTSSSRAALFDPRGQLIASAAAPLAIHYPADGWVEQDPAAIWQSQLQAMAALEKALSPEQRQAVRCCGITNQRETTVLWQRSDGAPCGPALVWQDGRTADLCRQWKQQGLEAEWCQRTGLLLDPYFSASKIRWLMLHEAAANAAAARHDLCFGTVESWLLWHLSGGTRHCSDMSNASRTLLMDLEQRHWVEAFCEQASLPLSALPELVPCRGDFGAIASGLPFAGVPIRALLGDQQAATLGQLCLDPGEAKCTYGTGAFLVVNTGSVIRRSHAGLLTTLGWTDADGTPTYCLEGSLFNAGTVVQWLRDGLGIIENAEAINTLAAQVNSSAGVMLVPAFTGWGTPHWDPEARGLLIGLTRDSDRRHIARAALEGIALSVATLVHLAETALGQGLGELAVDGGAAASDPLLQAQADSTGLRVRRPASLESTARGVALLAGVQCGAVSDLRALQKQRMEGASVFMPHLDGEQRDRWRQRWDDAVRRSLHWSGSHHNAEAIG from the coding sequence ATGGCTTCACCGCCCCTCCTCCTGGCTCTGGATCAGGGCACCAGCAGCTCCAGGGCTGCCCTCTTCGACCCCAGGGGCCAGCTGATCGCGAGCGCCGCCGCCCCTCTGGCGATCCACTACCCGGCGGATGGTTGGGTGGAACAGGATCCAGCGGCGATCTGGCAGAGCCAGCTCCAGGCGATGGCAGCGCTTGAGAAGGCACTCAGCCCCGAGCAACGCCAGGCCGTGCGCTGCTGCGGCATCACCAATCAGCGCGAAACCACGGTGCTGTGGCAGCGCAGCGACGGCGCCCCATGCGGACCGGCCCTGGTGTGGCAGGACGGACGCACCGCTGATCTGTGCCGGCAGTGGAAGCAACAGGGACTGGAGGCGGAGTGGTGCCAACGCACCGGCCTGCTGCTCGATCCGTACTTCAGCGCCAGCAAGATCCGCTGGCTGATGCTGCATGAAGCGGCCGCCAATGCGGCGGCGGCCCGCCATGACCTCTGCTTCGGCACCGTGGAGAGCTGGTTGCTCTGGCATCTGAGCGGAGGCACGCGGCACTGCTCCGACATGAGCAACGCCAGCCGCACCCTGCTGATGGATCTGGAGCAGCGGCACTGGGTCGAAGCCTTCTGCGAACAGGCCAGCCTGCCCCTGTCCGCCTTGCCCGAGCTCGTTCCCTGCCGCGGCGACTTCGGTGCCATCGCCAGCGGTCTGCCCTTCGCCGGCGTGCCGATCCGTGCCCTGCTCGGCGATCAGCAGGCCGCCACCCTCGGCCAGCTGTGCCTGGATCCCGGCGAGGCCAAGTGCACCTACGGCACCGGCGCCTTTCTGGTGGTGAACACCGGCTCGGTCATCCGTCGTTCCCATGCCGGCCTGCTCACCACCCTGGGCTGGACCGATGCCGATGGCACGCCCACCTATTGCCTGGAGGGCAGCCTCTTCAATGCCGGCACGGTGGTGCAATGGCTGCGGGATGGCCTCGGCATCATCGAAAACGCCGAAGCGATCAACACGCTGGCGGCCCAGGTGAACTCGTCCGCCGGCGTGATGTTGGTGCCCGCCTTCACCGGCTGGGGCACGCCCCACTGGGATCCGGAAGCCCGCGGTCTGTTGATCGGCCTCACGCGCGACAGCGACCGTCGCCACATCGCCCGGGCCGCCCTCGAGGGGATCGCCCTGTCGGTGGCCACCCTGGTGCATCTGGCGGAAACGGCTCTGGGGCAGGGGCTCGGGGAACTGGCCGTTGACGGGGGGGCGGCAGCCTCCGATCCCCTGCTGCAAGCGCAGGCGGACAGCACAGGCCTGCGGGTGCGCCGGCCAGCCAGCCTGGAGAGCACCGCCCGGGGGGTGGCCCTGCTGGCCGGAGTGCAGTGCGGCGCCGTGAGCGATCTGCGGGCCCTGCAGAAGCAGCGCATGGAAGGGGCCAGCGTGTTCATGCCCCACCTCGACGGCGAGCAGCGGGACCGCTGGCGGCAACGCTGGGATGACGCCGTGCGCCGCAGCCTGCATTGGAGCGGCAGCCACCACAACGCAGAGGCGATCGGATGA
- a CDS encoding glycoside hydrolase family 13 protein, which yields MGDLSAAPPAWVADAVVYQVFPDRFRRSGLVPIQESLALQPWGSDPQLQGFHGGDLYGVIEALDHLQGMGVTCLYLTPVFSSAANHRYHAYDYLEIDPLLGGDPALEALIDALHARRMRLILDGVFNHCGRGFWAFHHLLENGAVSPYRHWFHVHHWPLRPYPRVGETCGYSCWWNDPALPKFNHHHPAVQDYLLRVGRHWLERGIDGWRLDVPDEVPQPFWQSFRRMVKAVNRDAWIVGEIWGDARPWLQGDQFDGVMNYRMGWSSLSWAAAGELASDFDHALYPLRPLDGQALLEIWQHTLSWYRPEVRRAQLNLLDSHDVPRALHSLRGDRAALKLALVLLFLQPGAPCVYYGTEAGLAGGPEPGCREGVPWGEGWPQDLQVLLRDLAGLRQRYSALRHGVVRWSVLADDGLRAEADALVVVLNRSRHRTLAFSADSCLAGNGLVPRWQLGTWDPGARALGPQSVALFADAGSA from the coding sequence ATGGGCGATCTGTCGGCAGCGCCGCCGGCCTGGGTGGCGGATGCGGTGGTGTACCAGGTGTTTCCCGATCGGTTTCGTCGCAGTGGTCTGGTGCCGATTCAGGAGAGCCTCGCCCTCCAGCCCTGGGGCAGCGATCCCCAGTTGCAGGGCTTTCATGGCGGCGATCTCTATGGGGTGATCGAGGCTCTGGATCACCTGCAGGGCATGGGCGTCACCTGTCTGTATCTGACGCCCGTGTTCAGCTCAGCGGCCAACCACCGCTATCACGCCTACGACTACCTGGAGATCGATCCCCTTCTCGGTGGTGATCCAGCCCTCGAGGCCTTGATCGATGCTCTGCATGCCCGCCGGATGCGCCTGATCCTCGATGGCGTGTTCAACCATTGCGGCCGCGGCTTCTGGGCGTTCCACCACCTGCTCGAAAACGGTGCTGTGTCGCCCTACCGCCACTGGTTCCATGTGCACCACTGGCCGTTGCGTCCCTATCCCCGCGTCGGGGAGACCTGTGGGTACAGCTGTTGGTGGAACGATCCGGCCCTGCCCAAGTTCAACCATCACCATCCCGCCGTGCAGGACTATCTGCTGCGGGTGGGGCGTCACTGGCTGGAACGGGGCATCGACGGCTGGCGGCTGGATGTGCCTGATGAGGTGCCGCAACCGTTCTGGCAAAGCTTCCGTCGGATGGTGAAGGCCGTGAACCGCGACGCCTGGATCGTCGGTGAGATCTGGGGCGACGCCAGGCCCTGGTTGCAGGGGGATCAGTTCGATGGCGTGATGAATTACCGGATGGGATGGAGCTCCCTGAGCTGGGCGGCGGCGGGGGAGCTGGCGTCGGATTTTGACCACGCCCTCTACCCCCTGCGCCCCCTGGATGGTCAGGCGTTACTGGAGATCTGGCAGCACACGCTGAGCTGGTATCGGCCGGAGGTGCGTCGCGCCCAGCTCAATCTGCTCGACAGTCATGACGTCCCCAGGGCGCTCCACAGCTTGCGGGGCGATCGGGCTGCCTTGAAGCTGGCCCTGGTGTTGCTGTTTCTGCAGCCGGGAGCTCCCTGCGTCTACTACGGCACGGAGGCCGGTCTGGCGGGTGGTCCGGAGCCCGGCTGCCGAGAGGGAGTTCCCTGGGGTGAGGGCTGGCCCCAGGATTTGCAAGTGTTGCTGCGCGATCTGGCCGGCTTGCGGCAGCGTTATTCGGCCCTTCGCCATGGCGTGGTGCGGTGGAGCGTCCTCGCGGACGATGGCCTGCGGGCCGAGGCCGATGCCTTGGTGGTGGTGCTGAATCGCAGTCGTCACCGAACATTGGCGTTCAGCGCAGACTCCTGCCTGGCAGGGAACGGGCTCGTCCCGCGCTGGCAGCTGGGGACCTGGGACCCTGGCGCACGGGCGCTGGGCCCCCAATCGGTCGCTTTGTTTGCGGACGCGGGGAGTGCCTGA
- a CDS encoding ATP-binding protein: protein MTARKPRSLAGTLTRATGLQLILVAGSLSVLTYFLGRDSGIHQSEAQRANLTAVQVSERLSKKLSYPTIINELNESALATEPELLNNFDKLSQRFWRQLKSFPVDYINYGATDGTFLGIEKSQDNRYYHNEDSKRFGRGKMLVFSMDATGKREQHLSTIPDMSTSHEEAWYVDTVKAGQPTWSRIYAWEDQPDTYSISYNAPVYNRNNTLIGVVGVDMIINKLSTWLQDAWTNNTGLALIVERNGDLVASSKPELTFIRSASETRRRNLRNLPSPLARKLQEQFLADATTIQPGATRLVQLKGQPFLVKATPWGDHEGLDWMLLTAIAATPEVTTLQRDLLITVLATLSALGFALVINQRLIRGLLTPLTALKQASQDTEAQIAALGDQPQPLHFHCQLQQESAREVWDLNQAIRAMINAFNALTSQLRDKETQIIELFEQQRSRDEKALTQMSNKLRVSLEAASIAHEINQPISILRLTSEHLLQSLPTQPHKERSDQLTSQLRLLNSQSQRIADISEKIRSLLRNTSSEQQSIDLKQVISNSVRYVQSNTPNIAHWLQIESVHAVPDGTALIQGDATQLQIALINLIRNAIEAIKSQQPANADPRVSLRLAQVNNTWQIDVQDNGPGIPQERLIEQPLTSSKKEGSGLGLFLVRSAMENHGGALQIGNREEGGVLARLSPPIPSASDALPRAGD, encoded by the coding sequence ATGACAGCCAGGAAGCCGCGCTCACTTGCTGGCACGCTGACGCGCGCCACCGGGCTGCAACTGATTCTCGTGGCGGGCTCCCTCAGCGTGCTCACCTATTTCCTCGGGCGCGACAGCGGCATCCATCAAAGCGAAGCGCAACGCGCCAACCTCACAGCCGTGCAGGTTTCGGAACGCCTCAGCAAGAAACTGAGCTACCCCACGATCATCAACGAACTGAATGAATCCGCCCTGGCCACCGAACCTGAGCTGCTGAACAACTTCGACAAACTCAGCCAGCGCTTCTGGCGGCAATTGAAATCTTTTCCGGTGGATTACATCAACTATGGCGCCACTGATGGCACCTTTCTCGGCATCGAGAAAAGCCAAGACAACCGCTACTACCACAACGAAGACAGCAAACGCTTCGGCCGAGGCAAGATGCTCGTGTTCAGCATGGATGCAACCGGAAAGCGCGAGCAACACCTCAGCACCATCCCCGACATGAGCACCTCCCATGAAGAGGCCTGGTATGTCGACACCGTCAAAGCTGGGCAACCCACCTGGAGTCGCATCTACGCCTGGGAAGATCAACCCGACACCTACTCGATCTCCTACAACGCTCCTGTCTACAACCGAAACAACACCCTGATCGGCGTGGTGGGTGTTGACATGATCATCAACAAACTCAGCACCTGGCTGCAGGACGCCTGGACCAACAACACAGGGCTGGCCCTGATTGTGGAACGAAACGGTGATCTGGTGGCCAGCTCCAAACCGGAACTCACCTTCATCCGCTCCGCGTCCGAAACGCGCCGACGCAACCTCCGCAACCTGCCCTCCCCACTGGCCCGCAAGCTGCAGGAGCAGTTCCTGGCCGATGCCACAACAATCCAACCCGGGGCCACACGACTCGTGCAGCTCAAGGGCCAGCCCTTTCTGGTCAAAGCCACCCCCTGGGGGGACCATGAGGGGCTGGATTGGATGCTGCTCACCGCCATCGCCGCCACCCCGGAGGTGACAACCTTGCAGCGGGATCTGCTGATCACAGTGCTGGCCACCTTGTCGGCCCTGGGCTTCGCGCTCGTGATCAATCAGCGGCTGATCCGAGGCTTGCTCACCCCTCTCACGGCGCTCAAGCAGGCCAGTCAAGACACGGAAGCCCAGATTGCTGCGCTGGGTGATCAACCCCAGCCGCTCCACTTCCATTGCCAACTGCAACAGGAGAGCGCTCGCGAGGTCTGGGATCTCAACCAGGCGATCCGGGCCATGATCAACGCCTTCAACGCTCTCACCAGCCAATTGCGTGACAAGGAAACGCAGATTATTGAGCTGTTCGAGCAACAACGCAGTAGAGACGAAAAAGCGCTCACCCAGATGAGCAACAAATTGAGAGTGAGCCTGGAAGCCGCATCGATTGCCCACGAAATCAACCAGCCCATCAGCATTCTTCGGCTCACATCGGAGCACCTCCTGCAATCGCTACCAACTCAGCCACATAAAGAGCGCTCCGATCAGCTCACCAGCCAGCTCAGGCTGCTCAACAGCCAAAGCCAGCGCATTGCCGACATCAGCGAAAAAATTCGCTCCCTTTTGCGCAACACCAGCAGCGAGCAGCAAAGCATTGATCTGAAGCAGGTGATCAGCAACAGCGTGCGCTACGTCCAATCCAACACCCCCAACATTGCGCACTGGCTCCAGATCGAGTCGGTCCATGCCGTGCCGGATGGCACAGCGTTGATCCAGGGTGATGCCACCCAGTTGCAGATCGCCCTGATCAATCTGATTAGAAATGCGATCGAAGCGATCAAGAGTCAACAACCTGCCAACGCCGATCCCAGGGTGAGCCTCCGCTTGGCTCAGGTGAACAACACCTGGCAGATCGACGTGCAAGACAACGGCCCAGGCATCCCCCAGGAGCGCTTGATCGAGCAGCCGCTGACCAGCAGCAAAAAGGAGGGCAGCGGTTTGGGCTTGTTCCTGGTGCGCAGTGCCATGGAGAACCACGGCGGCGCGCTGCAGATCGGTAACCGAGAGGAAGGCGGCGTGCTGGCCCGACTAAGCCCGCCGATCCCATCAGCCAGCGACGCCCTACCCAGAGCTGGGGATTGA
- a CDS encoding response regulator, protein MHCLVVEDERILLDLLGSVVESFSEISTVSKAQSIAAAETISHNHDLDLALLDLQLPDGKGSDLARHLVERHAGIQLIVLSGAAEQFACPAELQPAVKAVIDKASAFASLRQSLNAILQPAEQRLTQRQREIYTLIGAGRSTKEIARHLGCSVATVETHRKAIARTLGLSGAELVKAAALATQRQAIQ, encoded by the coding sequence TTGCACTGCCTTGTGGTGGAAGACGAGCGCATCCTTCTGGATCTGCTCGGTTCGGTGGTCGAATCCTTCAGTGAAATCAGCACCGTGTCCAAGGCGCAGAGCATCGCCGCCGCCGAAACGATCAGCCACAACCATGACCTCGATCTCGCCCTACTCGATCTGCAACTCCCGGATGGCAAAGGCAGCGACCTCGCCCGCCACCTGGTGGAGCGCCATGCCGGCATTCAGTTGATCGTGCTCTCCGGTGCCGCCGAACAGTTCGCCTGCCCGGCTGAGCTTCAACCAGCCGTGAAAGCCGTGATCGACAAGGCCAGCGCCTTCGCCAGTCTGCGCCAGAGCTTGAACGCGATCCTGCAACCGGCCGAACAGCGGCTAACACAACGGCAACGGGAGATCTACACCCTGATCGGCGCTGGGAGGAGCACCAAGGAGATCGCGCGTCATCTCGGATGCTCGGTTGCCACGGTGGAAACCCATCGCAAGGCGATTGCCCGCACCCTGGGCCTGAGCGGCGCGGAACTGGTCAAAGCAGCCGCCCTTGCCACACAGCGACAAGCGATCCAATGA